In Bacteroidota bacterium, the following proteins share a genomic window:
- a CDS encoding glycosyltransferase family 2 protein yields MAGRVNLSVIIPMYNAEKYIANTIASIQNQQEHSMVYEIIIVDDCSTDQSRQVVKDLNNDNIRLIELKVNDGTSHARNAGIAAARGEWLQFVDSDDAICSDLYSKFEDAQRPLINCYVFSLIIEEHNQTIQRKIIQVKDKRAIGYFYAVWNFFIRKEICAEFNHISRQNEDVCFIVDMMNTKNLKVDLIKDAYYILNRKNDASKMANFSEKEYLKMYNYVYGRINHCDVLTKMFILESFVGIVFSKGMPLFMSLRVAMRTIFKLFYFLPAVYSNGIRNCVKNTTIA; encoded by the coding sequence ATGGCAGGTAGAGTTAATTTATCTGTAATTATCCCAATGTATAATGCCGAAAAATACATTGCCAATACTATTGCTTCTATACAAAATCAACAAGAACATTCAATGGTTTATGAGATAATTATTGTTGATGATTGTAGCACCGATCAATCGCGGCAGGTGGTTAAAGATTTGAATAATGATAATATTCGACTTATTGAATTAAAAGTAAATGATGGTACTTCGCATGCGCGCAATGCCGGTATTGCTGCAGCAAGAGGCGAGTGGCTGCAGTTTGTAGACAGCGATGATGCAATTTGCAGCGACCTCTATTCGAAGTTTGAAGATGCGCAACGGCCTTTAATTAATTGCTATGTTTTTTCACTCATTATCGAAGAACATAATCAAACTATACAACGCAAAATAATACAAGTAAAAGACAAACGTGCCATAGGATATTTTTATGCCGTTTGGAATTTTTTTATCAGAAAAGAAATTTGTGCCGAGTTCAATCATATTTCGCGGCAAAACGAAGACGTTTGTTTTATTGTTGACATGATGAATACTAAAAACCTCAAAGTGGATTTAATAAAAGATGCATACTATATTCTTAACCGTAAAAATGATGCATCGAAAATGGCCAACTTCAGTGAAAAAGAATATTTGAAAATGTATAATTATGTTTATGGGCGCATAAACCATTGTGATGTACTTACCAAAATGTTTATTCTTGAAAGTTTTGTTGGTATTGTGTTTTCAAAAGGCATGCCCTTGTTCATGAGTTTGCGTGTTGCTATGAGAACCATTTTCAAATTATTTTATTTTTTACCTGCAGTGTATAGTAATGGTATAAGAAATTGTGTAAAAAATACTACCATAGCTTAA
- a CDS encoding glycosyltransferase family 2 protein, whose product MKIAVIIPCYNVAAHIESVVEKIPDNIDWIIAVNDCSKDDTANILLKLAKHSKRIIYLQHEKNQGVGAAMLTGYRKSMELKADISIKMDGDGQMDASYIPALIKPLLDDKADFTKGNRFHNLRALQRMPISRRLGNTGLSFIIKASSGYWNTFDPTNGFTAIKNETLMEMDLYRIHKRYYFETSMLIELYYRSAVVKDIPMHANYGEEISGLSRTRVFFEFPPKLLYAFIRRLLLKYFLYEFNVASIYLLTGLPMFCYGLAFGIKNYLKYTSISMPAPTGTVIIPTLLIILGFQLLLSGVSYDISNYPKK is encoded by the coding sequence ATGAAAATTGCTGTAATAATTCCTTGTTACAATGTTGCTGCTCATATTGAATCGGTGGTTGAAAAAATACCAGATAACATCGATTGGATAATAGCAGTGAACGATTGTTCGAAAGATGATACTGCAAATATTCTACTTAAACTCGCCAAGCATAGTAAGAGGATAATTTATCTGCAACACGAAAAAAATCAAGGCGTAGGTGCTGCTATGCTAACAGGGTATAGAAAATCTATGGAACTCAAAGCCGATATTTCAATAAAAATGGATGGTGATGGTCAAATGGATGCCAGCTATATTCCGGCCCTGATAAAACCTCTGTTGGATGATAAGGCAGATTTTACCAAGGGCAATCGATTTCACAATTTGAGGGCATTGCAACGAATGCCTATTAGCAGGCGCTTAGGTAACACCGGTCTAAGTTTTATTATAAAAGCTTCATCGGGATATTGGAACACTTTTGATCCTACAAACGGATTTACTGCCATTAAAAACGAAACATTAATGGAGATGGATTTATACAGAATTCACAAACGATATTATTTTGAAACTTCAATGCTGATTGAGTTATACTATCGCAGCGCAGTTGTAAAAGATATACCTATGCATGCAAATTATGGTGAAGAAATTTCGGGCTTATCGAGGACCAGAGTTTTTTTTGAATTCCCCCCAAAGTTGTTGTATGCCTTTATCAGGCGATTGTTACTCAAGTATTTTTTATACGAATTTAATGTGGCCTCCATATATTTGCTTACCGGCCTGCCTATGTTTTGTTATGGCCTTGCATTTGGAATTAAAAACTACTTAAAGTACACGAGTATAAGTATGCCTGCACCTACAGGTACCGTAATAATTCCTACACTATTAATTATACTTGGGTTTCAGCTTTTGCTTTCGGGCGTGAGTTACGATATAAGTAATTATCCAAAGAAATAA
- a CDS encoding glycosyltransferase family 2 protein, whose amino-acid sequence MQPNILLSFIVPVYNAENTLAKCIDSILAQPEKVFEIILLNDGSVDKSQLIIDKYVLQNPAIVKSYIKENSGPGSTRNFGIQNANGLYIAFVDSDDYIEPDYVNIVKTHIDKHDADMVIIGYNRMYNRKQSLLERFHKFSNFDLYNQPIEIKTKPQMLCDIEVACWLRIVKRELFLADDNLFFSSNSLAEDLEASLKWYINTKVIVVSPIKLYNYIIKTNTLNFNTGFISQYINIIESVCNYYKAKSQFNYYFEELEYMFAKHMLIANLLRLRASKQEAKFEQFITMRKSLLQYFPQYAKNKYFKNDPIYIRAAIYISYYFPKLFYPIL is encoded by the coding sequence ATGCAACCAAATATATTATTAAGTTTTATTGTACCGGTTTATAATGCCGAAAATACATTAGCAAAATGTATAGATAGCATTTTGGCTCAACCCGAAAAAGTTTTTGAAATTATTTTATTAAATGATGGCTCCGTTGATAAGTCTCAACTTATTATTGATAAATATGTTTTACAAAATCCAGCAATAGTAAAATCATATATAAAGGAAAATAGTGGACCCGGTAGTACCCGCAATTTTGGAATACAAAATGCCAATGGCTTGTACATTGCTTTTGTTGATAGCGATGATTATATAGAACCGGATTACGTTAATATTGTAAAAACTCATATTGATAAGCATGATGCCGACATGGTTATTATTGGTTACAATAGAATGTACAACAGGAAGCAAAGCCTGCTCGAAAGATTTCATAAGTTTAGTAATTTTGATTTATATAATCAGCCAATCGAAATAAAGACGAAGCCTCAAATGCTCTGCGACATTGAGGTGGCTTGTTGGTTGAGAATTGTGAAGCGCGAATTGTTTTTGGCAGATGATAATTTATTCTTCTCTTCAAATAGTTTGGCCGAAGACCTTGAGGCAAGTTTGAAATGGTATATAAACACCAAAGTAATAGTGGTGAGCCCAATCAAACTTTACAATTATATTATCAAGACGAATACATTAAATTTTAACACCGGTTTTATTAGTCAATACATAAACATTATTGAATCGGTGTGTAATTACTATAAAGCAAAGTCGCAGTTTAATTATTATTTCGAGGAGTTGGAATATATGTTTGCCAAGCATATGTTGATTGCAAATCTGTTGCGATTGCGAGCTTCTAAACAGGAGGCAAAGTTTGAACAGTTTATAACTATGCGTAAATCATTGTTGCAGTACTTTCCTCAATATGCTAAAAACAAATACTTTAAAAACGATCCTATTTACATTCGGGCCGCTATTTATATTTCGTATTATTTCCCAAAATTGTTTTATCCAATATTGTAA
- a CDS encoding tetratricopeptide repeat protein: MGLSPCKYYNSYSKCSFSFWLTTLLFTTNALKDTATNHYKKIFAIAAALLFVSHPLATQSVTYIVQRLASLVTLFYLLTITLYVKGRVTQNNIARYACFAGALLAAILAMFTKENAFTLPFAIILVELFFLQSAKFTFNFSRTQIAIFLAACAGFIFFVANKFSLNVLKPLPPDVYNDFNEISSANYLFTQFSVLLKYIQLLFLPINQNFDYDISLSKGFFEIKTILSFVLLVAILVWGIWLFNKNRIISFGIFWFFLTNLIESSIIPISDLIFEHRTYMPSVGFFLALIAGIFALLKNKNMNIALGIFGVIILVNSVLTYQRNFVWKSDFTLWSDIIKKSPDKARAYVNRGKIYNEMKQYENAIVDLTKAAEVDPRYELAYTNRGFAYKSLGNWQKGLEDYTKSIEIEAKNSLAYSNRGNIYVNLKQWDKALADYNQSIKIDPDFHLAYLNRAFVYNALEQWQKALDDCNVAIKLNPKHGGAYASRGPIYVKLGNVDSAIADYNKAIELNPTSPHSYFNRGSVYLDRKEWEKAYRDFSMVLQIEPKNSGAITARDYAYNQLNAKQNP, from the coding sequence ATGGGGTTATCACCTTGTAAATATTATAATTCATATTCTAAATGCTCTTTTAGTTTTTGGCTAACTACCTTATTATTTACAACGAATGCCCTTAAAGACACAGCAACCAACCATTATAAAAAAATATTTGCAATAGCAGCAGCATTGCTTTTCGTTTCGCATCCGCTGGCAACTCAATCGGTAACATATATTGTACAACGATTAGCATCGTTAGTTACATTGTTCTATTTGTTAACCATAACACTATACGTAAAGGGAAGGGTAACCCAAAACAATATTGCACGATATGCTTGTTTTGCCGGGGCTTTGTTGGCAGCCATATTGGCAATGTTTACAAAAGAAAATGCTTTTACATTACCATTCGCCATTATACTGGTTGAGCTATTTTTTCTTCAATCAGCTAAATTTACATTTAATTTTAGTCGTACACAGATTGCCATATTTTTAGCAGCTTGTGCGGGCTTCATTTTTTTTGTAGCCAATAAGTTTTCCCTCAATGTTCTTAAACCTTTGCCGCCCGATGTTTACAATGATTTTAACGAAATATCATCTGCAAACTATTTGTTCACTCAGTTTTCTGTGCTGTTGAAATATATACAGCTTTTGTTTTTACCCATCAATCAAAATTTCGATTATGACATCAGTTTATCCAAGGGCTTTTTCGAAATAAAAACCATTCTTAGTTTTGTGTTGTTGGTAGCAATATTGGTTTGGGGTATATGGTTATTCAACAAAAATAGAATTATTTCTTTCGGTATATTTTGGTTTTTTCTTACCAACCTAATTGAGTCAAGTATTATTCCAATCTCCGATTTAATATTTGAGCACCGAACGTATATGCCATCAGTAGGTTTTTTTCTGGCATTGATTGCAGGCATTTTTGCGTTGCTAAAAAATAAAAACATGAACATTGCTCTAGGCATTTTTGGAGTTATCATTTTGGTCAATTCTGTACTTACGTACCAACGCAACTTTGTATGGAAAAGCGACTTTACGCTGTGGTCGGACATTATAAAAAAATCGCCCGACAAAGCTCGTGCTTATGTTAACAGAGGTAAAATTTATAATGAAATGAAACAATATGAAAATGCTATTGTCGACTTAACAAAAGCAGCTGAAGTTGACCCTCGTTATGAATTAGCGTATACCAACCGCGGTTTTGCATACAAGAGCCTTGGCAATTGGCAAAAAGGATTAGAGGACTATACTAAATCTATAGAGATAGAGGCAAAAAATTCTCTGGCTTATTCGAATCGGGGAAACATTTATGTAAACCTGAAACAATGGGATAAAGCGTTAGCTGATTACAATCAATCGATAAAAATCGATCCTGATTTTCATTTGGCATACCTAAATCGTGCTTTCGTTTACAACGCTCTTGAACAGTGGCAAAAAGCTTTGGACGATTGCAATGTTGCAATAAAGCTAAATCCAAAACATGGCGGAGCTTATGCTTCACGTGGACCTATATATGTAAAGTTGGGAAATGTAGATAGCGCTATCGCTGATTACAATAAGGCAATTGAACTTAATCCTACGTCACCTCACTCCTATTTCAATCGTGGCTCTGTTTATCTTGATAGAAAAGAATGGGAAAAAGCATATCGCGATTTTTCGATGGTGTTGCAGATAGAACCTAAAAACTCCGGTGCCATTACTGCACGCGATTACGCATACAATCAATTGAATGCAAAACAGAATCCTTAG